Genomic segment of Anaerosporomusa subterranea:
CACACAGTAATACAAGTACCATGAAATCCTGAAACTGAGCAATCAACTGTTTCCACCATGGCGTTTCTTGTTTTTCTGCCAATTCATTATAACCATACACATCCAGACGACGGGCGACTTCCGCTGTAGACAGCCCTTCATTGACATCTGTCTTTAAGCTCTCTAATACATCACGCAGAGGCATTGCATGCCAGTTTCTTTTTTCCACTCCCTACACCTCGCAAATCTGTCTGTATCTTCATGGTATTCGTTTTGGCTAGCAAATAGACCAATCGGTCGTGTGTACGGACGGTTCGCTGTTCCTTGAACCAACAGACGGGTAATGGTATACTGATGCCATCAGACAGTATTTGATTGTGGGGGACTTGGAATGAGTTTGGATGGATTATCGCTCTCTTTATTAGTAGCTGAATTAAATAATACACTGTGCGGCGGACGGATAGAGAAAATTTTTCAGCCAGATGCACACAGCTTAACCTTATTTATTCGCATTCCTGGAAAAACGGTGCGCCTGGTTCTATCGGCAGATTCTAAACAGCCACGCATGAATATTTCATTAGATAGTGTGGAAAATCCTAATGTTCCGCCTGCTTTCTGCATGTTATTGCGAAAACATTTAGATGACGGCCGTATTAACTCCATAGTACAGCACAGTCTGGACAGAACGGTCATGATTCATGTTGATGTGCGCGAAGAAGGTGGGACGATTGCCGTCAAAACCTTGATTGTTGAATTAATGGGCAAACACAGCAACATTATTTTTGTGCATAAAGACACCATCATAGATGCTATTCACCGCGTTGGGCCGGCAATGAGCCGTTATCGTCAGGTTCTCCCTGGCAGACAATATAACTTGCCTCCAGGTCAAGACAAGATAAATATATTGGATATAGCCCCGGAAACGTTTGTAAATGGGCTTAAAGCTCAAACAGGTCTATTACAGAAAGTGATCATCAACCAAACTATCGGCTTGGGTCCGGTAACTGTTAAAGAGATTCTTTGGCGAGCCGGAATTGGGTTGGAGAAAATGACAACAGATATTGACAGATCCGGCTGGAGTCAACTACAAAGCGCGATCGAGTCGATTATAGGACCAATAAAGAAATTAGTGGCAATCCCTCATGTTCGCGTCAACACCGCCAATAAGGTAACTGGCTTTGCCGGTTTCACATTAGAACACCTGACCGATGCTACATACGAATTTACGACCATGAGCCAAGCCGTGGACTTTATTAGCGGTCTGACTCCGCAAGCTCCCCCGGAGAAGGAGCGACTACAGAAATTTGTGGCTAATGAGTTGAAGCGCTTGCAACGAAAAAAGGAGGTTCTAACTGAAGAGCACGAACTAGCGAATGCTGCAGATGAGCTAAGACACAAAGCAGATATCCTGATGACTTACCTGTCCACCTTGCAGCAAGGTCAAGCAATAGTGAATTTACCAGATATTTATGCAGAACAGCCGAATACGATTATTCAAATTGAACTAGATCAAAGAGAGACGCCGTCGCGCAATGCCCAGATTTATTACAATCGTTATAATAAACAAAAACGCGCGCAACAGAATTTGGCGGTGCAACTCACACAATTAAATGAGGAAAGCAACTATTTGGAAAGCGTACAATTGATGCTAGAGCACACGCAAACAACGCAAGAAACACGCGAAATTGAGGAAGAACTCATTGCCGGAGGCTATCTTGCCAAAAGGGGAAAACGAAAGCCAGAGCCGGTTTCTGCCCCGTTGACTATTCTATTAGGCGATGGCTGCGTAATCACAGTTGGAAAAAATAATCGTCAAAATGACATCGTAACGTTTAAGATGTCCCGCCCTGATGATCTTTGGTTTCATACAAAGGATATCCCAGGTTCACACGTCATCCTGCGATCTGTTGGCTCTCCTGACAATGGCGCATTACAAACTGCGGCTATGGTCGCAGCCTACTTCAGCAAGGCTCGCCAATCTTCTAGCGTGCCTGTCGATTACACTCTGCGTCGCCATGTAAAGAAACCAAACGGTGCAAAGCCGGGGTTTGTGATATATGACAAGCAAAATACACTGTTTGTTACGCCTGAAGAAAAAACCGTTAATGAACTGCTTAATAATAAAAAATGAATAATAAAAAAGGACCAAACGGTCCTTTTTTATTATTCATCAACAAATTCTTGTAGTACGACTTGCTCAATAGAATCGACGGATGCAAGTTGGACACTGACTACTTCCCGTTTCGACGTAGGTACGTTTTTCCCTACATAGTCCGCTCGAATGGGAAGCTCACGATGTCCACGGTCAATAAGAACAGCAAGTTGAATCGAAGTTGGTCTGCCAATGTCTATTAAGGCGTCTAAAGCTGCCCGAACGGTTCGTCCGGTAAATAACACATCGTCAACCAAGATAATTTTCACATCATCTAAAACAAATGGTAATTTCGTTTCGTGGACAATCGGTTGGTGACTTAGGGTTGATAGATCATCACGGTAAAGAGTGATGTCGAGCACCCCGACAGGGGGCCTTCTGCCCTCGATCTTCTCAATAATTTCTGCCAGCCTAATAGCTAACGGGACACCCCGAGTACGAATGCCGACGAGCGCAACAGCTTGAACTCCTTTGTTCTTTTCAATAATTTCATGCGCAATGCGGGTCAAAGCTCGTTGAATCCCTTGGGCATCCATGAGGGTTGTTTTCTCGACTAATTTACTCAACAAATTCACCTGCCTTTTCGGCCGCGCAGGGCCGATATTATGACTTTCATGTCTTGAGGCATGTCAGCAGTAAACGTAAGGCGCTCACCTGTACTGGGATGGAAAAATGCTAACTCAGTTGAATGCAGCGCCTGACCTTGAATATGAAAATGCGGCTGCTTGGGACCATACTTAGGATCGCCAACCACCGGGTGCCCAATATAGGCCATGTGTACCCGAATTTGGTGTGTACGACCGGTTTCAAGTTTGCACTCCAGAAAAGTATATTCGTTAAAGCGTTCTAAAACAGTAAATCGTGTAATCGCCTTTTTACTGTTCGTAAAAGTGACTGCCATTTTCTTTCGATCAATCGCATGGCGGCCAATTGGGGCATTGATAATTCCCTGATTCTCTTTCACATTGCCATGCACGATTGCAAGGTACTTGCGGCTAGCAACACGAGTTTGAATCTGCTCAGCTAAACTGATGTGGGCTTTATCATTTTTCGCCACAACCATGACTCCTGATGTATCTTTATCCAGACGGTGGACAATGCCTGGCCTAGTTACGCCGTTAATGCCTGACAAGTCTGTGCAACGGCCGAGCAATGCATTGACTAATGTACCAGCCTCATTTCCCACCGCTGGGTGGACTACCATATTACGCGGCTTATTCACTACAATAACATCACGATCTTCATAAACGATATCCAATTTGATGTTCTCGGGCTCAGCCGCAAGCGGGCGAGAAGCGGGGATTTCAATGAGTACGTTATCCCCTTGACGCACTCTATAGTTCGATTTTTCTGGTCGCCCATTAACAGTAACTTGACCGTCGATAATGAGTTTTTGAACATGTGAACGTGATAACTCGTTAATCTGACCAGTCACGAATAAATCTAAGCGTTGATTTTCGACGCAAGGCTCAACACTAAATGTGTAATTTTGCTCATTCATGCTGTCCTTCCTTTTGCTGAGACCGAAGAATGGAAAGGATGATCATGCCTACACCGCCCACAATAGCCATGTCAGCGATATTAAAAACCGGCCAAATTCGAAAATCAAAGAAGTCAATAACATATCCAGTTTTGACGCGATCAATTACATTCCCTACTGCTCCGCCCACCTGTAGTCCGATACCGGTGCGCAGCAACAAATGGCCTGGTGGAATCCGCGGATAGAAATAGACTACCGCCGCCACCAAGAGCAAAGCAACAACGATAAAAAAAGAGGTGCGATGCTCCAACATGCCAAAAGCAGCTCCAGGATTCAGCACATATGTTAAATGAAATACATTTTCAATCAAAGGAATACTCATACCAAGCTGCATATGAGATTCAACATAATACTTTGACCATTGATCGAAAGCCACTACGACAGCTGCTAATAGTAATATAGGCACGATAGTTCTCTCCTATCCATGTAAAACATTATCGCGCCGCAGCAGCGAGTAATAAAAGATGAGCGCAACATGTATTTGTGGCGACGGGAACATTATGAACGTCGCAAACTCGCAGCAGAGCAGTAATATCAGGTTCATGGGGTTGAGCTGTCAATGGATCACGCAGGAAAATGACCAAGTCGACTTCGTGATTTGCAATTTGTGCCCCAATTTGAAGGTCCCCGCCTAGTGGACCCGATAGGTAGGCAGTTACCTCTAAATTTGTATTTTCACGAATAATACGGCCGGTAGTGGCGGTTGCAATTAAGTTCTTATCTTCCAGCATCTCTTTGTGCTCTTTGACAAAACTAAGCATTTCTTCTTTTTTGCGATCATGAGCGATTAATGCAATTGTGAGCAAACTTTCACCATCTTTCTCAAACTGAAGCAGTTTCTATCGATTGTGCCATATGTTACTATGATACCTAATTTTGGGCAAACCGTAAAGGATCATATTAGTAGCAAAATGCATATTTAAAGTCCAGCGTGAGGCTGGACTTTAAATTGCAACAGTTCAATTGGAAGAAAGCTCTACTCGCCAGGGCTGATGGCACCTACTGGGCAGACTGCGGCGCAGGAGCCGCAATCAATACAGTTTTCATCGATTATGTATTGGGAATCGCCTTCTGAAATCGCGCCCACTGGGCAAACCGCGGCGCATGCGCCACATTTAATACACTCACTGCTAATCTTATACATCGATGGTCACCTCCTCTCACTCAATTACGTTATATTATAACATAACAAATCGATAGCAAGTAGTGATGATAATCACGATGAGTCCTTATTGCAAAATAGATTTTCCAAGGTATCTCTGTAACGATAAGCAGTTAATCCAGCAACCACAAGCAAAATAGTGATCATAACTGTAGCAAATAGATTCTTGACTAAGTTTTGGCCTAAAATCGAGTATAAAATAATGGCCGGAGTCTGTCCTATACCTGTCGCAAGCACAAATTGACAGAGAGCGATCGTTGTTAGGCCAGCCCCATAACTAACTACTTTAAATGGCACGATCGGGGTGAGCCTCGTGATAAGCACGGCAATGATACCATGTTTGAGAAAAAAAGCGTCAAAGCTATCTAACTGCTGTGGTCTGATGATCTTCTCAACAAGAGGACGTCCATACCATCGTGCCAGGCAAAAGTCTAGAGTGGCGCCTAACAAGGCACCAAGCCAAGAGTATAGTGCGCCCCACTGCCAACCGAATATCCAGGCGATTGTTATCGTAATCGCCAATCCAGGAACAAGCGGGACCATCGATTGCAGAGCCATAAGCGAGATGCTGGTGATTGGCGCCCACACTCCATATGAAAGAATAAATATTCGTAACCCTTCAAAGTCTCGATACTTTAGATAGGTGATGCCGCGATTGACAAACTCATTGACACAAGGCAAATTTTGATAAGTCAAAGCAGCGAGGCCGAGAAGCGCCAAACGCCAAAGATATGTTACTTTGCCAAATGTCATAACTCTACTCTCCGCAATCCCATGCTTTCTCTATGATAATTAGTATATGTCAATGTATAGAATTGTACAGTATACTAATTCCTTCTACATGCAAAAAAATCCTTCTCTTTATAAAATTCTGCTCATACGTTTGCGAGAAGACTCACGATTGAGCTGGGCGGATTGGTCACGTGAACCATCCATGTGTGCAGGTAAGTTATCTACTTGGTCGACAATGCCAACCTGCTCGTTTGGATCCATATTTAAATCAGAGAAGTCACGCGAACCTGGCAAATCTTGCGGTGAATCAGAGCTTCCATATTGCCAAACGTCTTGCAGACTATCTTCACCGTCGAATCCCACATTTTGTTTTGCGTCCCGGTCAAGAAATGTCCGCCCGAAAGGTGGTTCCAAGGAATATTCTTCTATTGGACGTACAGCGATATCATGCGAATCTAACTTCTGCTGGCAATCGACACACGTCGCCGCCCAAGGCAGAGCTTTCAATCTGGCATCGGGAATGACGGTTTTGCATACATCGCATGTCCCATAGCTGCCTTCTTCAATCTTATCCAAAGCATGTTCGATATCGGCTATTAGGATATTCTCATTATCACGCAACGCGATATCTTTACTCCGTTCGAACACTTCACTGCCTAAGTCTGCTGGATGGTTGTCATAAGCTGATAATTCGCCAGTGCTATCGCCTAGCGCCTGACTGATGCCGTTTTCTTCAATTTTCTCAATCATTCCAGTGAGTTTCTGTTTTTCAATCTTTAGACGTTTGGCAGCTTGTTCGAGCCTATCAGCGTTCATTCTGACTCTCCCCTTACTCAATTATTTTTGCTACTTCCGCAACACGTAATCGTTCTTTAGTTTGCCGCTCCTTTTCATCACTATAACCAATCGCCAGCATAGCAACTGCGCGCAGGCGGGGGGGAGCTTCTAAAAGGGTCTGCACTTTCACTTCATCGAACGCACCAATCCAGCACGAACCAATATCCAAGGCTTCTGCAGCCAATAACATATTTTGCGTTGCGGCGGCCGTATCTTGCAAGCAATACAACTGCGCTCCGCGCTCATGATAGCGTTCATTGGAGCGAGCTGGATCAGATAAAACTACAATGAGTACAGGTGCCTGTTTAATTTGTTCTTGTTCAAAACTAACTTCGAAAATCTTGTCTTTTAGTTGTTGGTTTTTTACAACATAGAAATACCAGGGTTGCAGATTACCGGCACTAGGAGCCCAGCACGCCGCTTCGAGAATACGGGTTAATACGCTTTCCGGAATAGGTTCTGATTTGAAGTGCCGGATACTTTGACTGTCTTTCATACATTCAAAAACATCTTTCGCCATGCTTACAGCTCCTCATTAAAAAGTTCCGCCATTTTTCATTTCAACAATACGTACAATTTCCGCAATAAAATAACCTATGCCGGGAATGTTGAGAACAATTAGTCTGCGCATCAGCTCGATCATTAATGCAAAGACAATTGTAGCGCCAACAGCGATGCCTAACCCACGCGCCAAACCAGCGATAAAATTGAGAAATAGTATACGGCGCGGCTTTTGCATGAGCTCCACATATTCGGCAATGCGTAGCTTTTCTAAATGATTTACCAGTTTTCGCAGATGGGATGTCATCAATCCCACACTATTCACTTTTCGCATGCAACCATTCCCTCCGCCGTTTATTATTCCCGAAATTAAGCAAAAAAAACGAGCTGACAAGGTTTTGTCAGCTCGCAGGATCATGATCTTATAAGGTTTTTACGACAGCCGCGCAACGTGGACATAGTGTATGGTGATCAGGGTCACTGCCAATTGCTTCGTCATAAATCCAGCAGCGCTCACACTTTTCGCCAGATGCAGCGGTGATGACAGCGGCCAATTGCAAGCCTTGGGCGCGGAACGCATCTGCAGGAGCATGTTCCAGTCCCGCGTGAATCGATACTCCCGAAACTATCAGGATAGCCGCCATTTCTTTCGCTACTTCGTTTAATTGTTCTAACTCATGACCGGCAGCGAAGATATCAATTTTGGCGTCAAGTGAATGGCCAATAACTTTATTTCGGCGAGCCGTTTCCAATGCTTTTGTCAATTCACTGCGTATGGATAGAATACCTGCCCATTTCTCTTCTAACGCTGAGTCGAGGTATTGGGGCTTCTCCAGAGGCCATTTGGCTAGTTGCACACTTTCCGGGAAATCTGGCATTTTCGGCATAAATTGCCAGACTTCCTCGGCGGTAAACGTTAGTACAGGTGCGATCATCGGTACAAGTGTTGTCAATATCTCGTAGATGGTCGTCTGCGCTGCCAGTCGCGCTTTAGATCCTGGCGTTGAAGAATATAAGCGGTCTTTAAGAATGTCCAGGTAAATGGCGCTGAGATCAACGGCGCAGAAATTGTGGACTGCGTGGAACAGTTGATGATATTCATAGTCTTCGTATGCGTTGGCTACTTTTTGCTTAAGCTGCTCCAAACGCAAAAGTGCCCAACGGTCGATTTCCTCGAGCTGTTCATAGGGCAGACAATCAGTTTCGGGCCGGAAGTCGTATAAATTGCCAAGAATGTAACGGAACGTATTGCGAATTTTACGATAGACCTCAGACATCTGCTTCAAGATATCATTAGAAATGCGAATATCAGCTTTATAGTCTGATGAAGACACCCACAAACGCAAAATGTCTGCGCCGTATTGTTTGATAACGTCTTGAGGATAGATTGTATTGCCAATGGATTTTGACATTTTACGACCTTCGCCATCAACAACAAAGCCATGAGTCAGAACTGCCTTATAAGGAGCTTGCGCCCGGGTGGCTACAGATGTTAGCAACGATGACTGAAACCAACCACGATGCTGATCGCTGCCTTCTAGATACAAGTCAGCCGGCCAGGTCAACTCAGGTCGTTGTTCAAGAACTGCTCTATGACTGGAGCCGCTATCAAACCATACATCCATAATATCTGTTTCTTTGCGGAAAGACGAGTCTCCGCAATGCGGACAAACAAATCCCTTAGGCAAGATCTCTTCTGCGGTTCTAGCCCACCAAGAGTCGGATCCTTCGTTATGAAATAGATCTGCAACTGCCTTAATGGTATCATCGGTAATGATATGTTCTTGGCACGAATTGCAATAAAAAATGGGAATAGGAACTCCCCAGACACGCTGGCGGGAAATGCACCAATCTTGCCGATCAGCGACCATGTTGCGGATTCGATCTTCGCCCCATGCGGGAATCCACTGCACCTCGCCAATTGCTTTTAAGGCCGCATCGCGGAATCCGTCTACGGATGCAAACCACTGCTCTGTGGCTCGATAAATGATTGGGTTCTTGCAGCGCCAGCAATGGGCATATTGGTGTTTTAGCGAGCTCTTACCTAATAGCATGCCTTTTGCAGCCAACTCTTTTATCACCGGTACGTTGGCGTCCTCAACAAACATACCTTGAAACTTTCCGCCTTCAGCTGTAAACCGGCCGGCATGGTCTACTGGATTAATAACAGGTAGTTGGTATTTCTGACCAATCTCAAAGTCTTCCTGACCATGGCCCGGTGCTGTATGCACGCAACCAGTTCCCGCTTCTAGAGTTACGTGGTCGCCAAGGATAACAACTGACGTGCGATCCAAAAATGGGTGCGCAAATGTAATCCCTTCTAGGTCCTGACCTTTTACTGATTGTAAAATAGTATACTCACCTATATTGCATGCCTTAACAACAGAGTCGATGAGTTCTGTGGCCAACAGGTAAACCTCACCGTTTGCGGCTTTGACCCAAGAATACTCTAACTCTGCATTGAGTGCAATCGCCACGTTTGCTGGCATTGTCCAAGGAGTTGTTGTCCAGATAACAGCGAATACAGGGCTTGCTTTAATTGTTTCGGATAGTTTTCCCTGATCGTCGGCGAGCGGGAACTTAACAAAGATTGCATGTGATTTTTTTTCAGCGTATTCAATTTCAGCTTCGGCCAATGCTGTTTCGCACGATGGGCACCAATAAACTGATTTTAGGCCTTTATAAATGTAGCCTTTCTTTGCCATTTCGCCGAAGACTTCAATTTGCTTGGCCTCGTACGCAGGATAGAGTGTGACATAGGGATGCTCCCAGTCACCGCTGACTCCCAACCGTTTAAAATCTTCCCGCTGCAGGTCTAAGCACTTTAACGCGTATTCTTTGCACTCACGCCGCAAATCAAGTGGATTTAGTTCATGACGATTAAGACCAAGAATTTTAATAGCCGCATGTTCAATCGGCAGTCCATGCGTGTCCCAGCCTGGTACATAGGGGGCATCAAAACCGCGCAAAGATTTGTACTTTACAATGATATCCTTGAGAATTTTATTCAGTGCAGTGCCAATATGTATATTGCCATTTGCATAAGGCGGTCCGTCATGCAGAACAAACTTAGTTTTTCCTTTAGCTGCTTGCAGCTTTTTCTCATATATTTTTTCATTATTCCAGTATTCAAGCATTGACGGCTCTCGTTCAGGCAGACCGGCCCGCATGGGAAACTCTGTTTGTGGCAAATTCAATGTTTTACTATAATCCAAGGATAGCACCTCCAAAAAAAATACGTCCCTCACGCAAAAAAGTGTGAGGGGATCAAAAAACCAACATTGCGCATTAAATTTATTATACTGAGTTCAGAGTACATAGTCAATTTTTGTCGACATTGACTTCTATAGACGCAAGAAATTGTTTCGCAGAGACCCCAAGGATTTTAATTGCTTTAGTACGGCTTTTGTACCCAGATACTAGAAGAACATTACTCTTAGGCACTCGCAGCAATTCGGAAAGCAAAGCAAGACAGGCATGATTAGCGGCGCCATCAACTGGCGGAGCGTTAAGATAGGCTTTGATACTGTCGCTGGTGTCCTTTACGATTCGGTTACGGCTTGAACGAGGCTGAACCTTGACAGTTATAACGACTCCATCCGGCAGTTCTTTAATGCTCAAAGTTATGCTTCTTCATCTTCGGATACGTTGAGCATATCAAGCTGCGCCTGCAGCAATGTGCGCATACGACTTCGATAGATATGGGTTTGTCGTTGCAGGTCTTCATACTCAGTTGTCAATTTGCGTGCCTTATTTCTGGCTTCATCTACGATACGGGACGCTGTCACTTCAGCCTCTTTCGTAATTAGCTCAGCCTCTTTTTTCGCGTTTAGCTTGACGTCTTCTGCCGTTTCCTGGGCCACAACCAGAGTGTTATTTAGAGTGGTTTCAAGATTTTGATAATGTTCCAATTTGCCGCTAAGACGTTCGAGGGTTTCTTTTAATTCGATGTTTTCGCGATACAGTTTTTCGTAGTCTTTGATTACCTTATCAAGAAATTGATCGACATCTTCTTCGTTATAACCACGAAAACCTTTTTTAAATTCTTTGTTATGAATATCTAGGGGTGTCAACATGTCGAACCCTCCCGTGAATTTATGCCCATGCGGGTCGCAATTTTAAAGAAATCGTTTAAGTATAACACTGGTGCGGCCCTTCTTGGTCTGGCCGATAATTTCGCTGATCTCGACACGACCCCGACCACGCATTGAAATGA
This window contains:
- a CDS encoding TVP38/TMEM64 family protein, with protein sequence MTFGKVTYLWRLALLGLAALTYQNLPCVNEFVNRGITYLKYRDFEGLRIFILSYGVWAPITSISLMALQSMVPLVPGLAITITIAWIFGWQWGALYSWLGALLGATLDFCLARWYGRPLVEKIIRPQQLDSFDAFFLKHGIIAVLITRLTPIVPFKVVSYGAGLTTIALCQFVLATGIGQTPAIILYSILGQNLVKNLFATVMITILLVVAGLTAYRYRDTLENLFCNKDSS
- the ileS gene encoding isoleucine--tRNA ligase, with protein sequence MDYSKTLNLPQTEFPMRAGLPEREPSMLEYWNNEKIYEKKLQAAKGKTKFVLHDGPPYANGNIHIGTALNKILKDIIVKYKSLRGFDAPYVPGWDTHGLPIEHAAIKILGLNRHELNPLDLRRECKEYALKCLDLQREDFKRLGVSGDWEHPYVTLYPAYEAKQIEVFGEMAKKGYIYKGLKSVYWCPSCETALAEAEIEYAEKKSHAIFVKFPLADDQGKLSETIKASPVFAVIWTTTPWTMPANVAIALNAELEYSWVKAANGEVYLLATELIDSVVKACNIGEYTILQSVKGQDLEGITFAHPFLDRTSVVILGDHVTLEAGTGCVHTAPGHGQEDFEIGQKYQLPVINPVDHAGRFTAEGGKFQGMFVEDANVPVIKELAAKGMLLGKSSLKHQYAHCWRCKNPIIYRATEQWFASVDGFRDAALKAIGEVQWIPAWGEDRIRNMVADRQDWCISRQRVWGVPIPIFYCNSCQEHIITDDTIKAVADLFHNEGSDSWWARTAEEILPKGFVCPHCGDSSFRKETDIMDVWFDSGSSHRAVLEQRPELTWPADLYLEGSDQHRGWFQSSLLTSVATRAQAPYKAVLTHGFVVDGEGRKMSKSIGNTIYPQDVIKQYGADILRLWVSSSDYKADIRISNDILKQMSEVYRKIRNTFRYILGNLYDFRPETDCLPYEQLEEIDRWALLRLEQLKQKVANAYEDYEYHQLFHAVHNFCAVDLSAIYLDILKDRLYSSTPGSKARLAAQTTIYEILTTLVPMIAPVLTFTAEEVWQFMPKMPDFPESVQLAKWPLEKPQYLDSALEEKWAGILSIRSELTKALETARRNKVIGHSLDAKIDIFAAGHELEQLNEVAKEMAAILIVSGVSIHAGLEHAPADAFRAQGLQLAAVITAASGEKCERCWIYDEAIGSDPDHHTLCPRCAAVVKTL
- a CDS encoding DUF5665 domain-containing protein, which translates into the protein MRKVNSVGLMTSHLRKLVNHLEKLRIAEYVELMQKPRRILFLNFIAGLARGLGIAVGATIVFALMIELMRRLIVLNIPGIGYFIAEIVRIVEMKNGGTF
- a CDS encoding DivIVA domain-containing protein, with amino-acid sequence MLTPLDIHNKEFKKGFRGYNEEDVDQFLDKVIKDYEKLYRENIELKETLERLSGKLEHYQNLETTLNNTLVVAQETAEDVKLNAKKEAELITKEAEVTASRIVDEARNKARKLTTEYEDLQRQTHIYRSRMRTLLQAQLDMLNVSEDEEA
- a CDS encoding TraR/DksA C4-type zinc finger protein — its product is MNADRLEQAAKRLKIEKQKLTGMIEKIEENGISQALGDSTGELSAYDNHPADLGSEVFERSKDIALRDNENILIADIEHALDKIEEGSYGTCDVCKTVIPDARLKALPWAATCVDCQQKLDSHDIAVRPIEEYSLEPPFGRTFLDRDAKQNVGFDGEDSLQDVWQYGSSDSPQDLPGSRDFSDLNMDPNEQVGIVDQVDNLPAHMDGSRDQSAQLNRESSRKRMSRIL
- the pyrR gene encoding bifunctional pyr operon transcriptional regulator/uracil phosphoribosyltransferase PyrR, whose product is MSKLVEKTTLMDAQGIQRALTRIAHEIIEKNKGVQAVALVGIRTRGVPLAIRLAEIIEKIEGRRPPVGVLDITLYRDDLSTLSHQPIVHETKLPFVLDDVKIILVDDVLFTGRTVRAALDALIDIGRPTSIQLAVLIDRGHRELPIRADYVGKNVPTSKREVVSVQLASVDSIEQVVLQEFVDE
- a CDS encoding DUF167 domain-containing protein; the protein is MSIKELPDGVVITVKVQPRSSRNRIVKDTSDSIKAYLNAPPVDGAANHACLALLSELLRVPKSNVLLVSGYKSRTKAIKILGVSAKQFLASIEVNVDKN
- a CDS encoding RluA family pseudouridine synthase; the protein is MNEQNYTFSVEPCVENQRLDLFVTGQINELSRSHVQKLIIDGQVTVNGRPEKSNYRVRQGDNVLIEIPASRPLAAEPENIKLDIVYEDRDVIVVNKPRNMVVHPAVGNEAGTLVNALLGRCTDLSGINGVTRPGIVHRLDKDTSGVMVVAKNDKAHISLAEQIQTRVASRKYLAIVHGNVKENQGIINAPIGRHAIDRKKMAVTFTNSKKAITRFTVLERFNEYTFLECKLETGRTHQIRVHMAYIGHPVVGDPKYGPKQPHFHIQGQALHSTELAFFHPSTGERLTFTADMPQDMKVIISALRGRKGR
- a CDS encoding nitroreductase family protein, whose protein sequence is MAKDVFECMKDSQSIRHFKSEPIPESVLTRILEAACWAPSAGNLQPWYFYVVKNQQLKDKIFEVSFEQEQIKQAPVLIVVLSDPARSNERYHERGAQLYCLQDTAAATQNMLLAAEALDIGSCWIGAFDEVKVQTLLEAPPRLRAVAMLAIGYSDEKERQTKERLRVAEVAKIIE
- a CDS encoding DUF362 domain-containing protein, giving the protein MYKISSECIKCGACAAVCPVGAISEGDSQYIIDENCIDCGSCAAVCPVGAISPGE
- the lspA gene encoding signal peptidase II, with the translated sequence MPILLLAAVVVAFDQWSKYYVESHMQLGMSIPLIENVFHLTYVLNPGAAFGMLEHRTSFFIVVALLLVAAVVYFYPRIPPGHLLLRTGIGLQVGGAVGNVIDRVKTGYVIDFFDFRIWPVFNIADMAIVGGVGMIILSILRSQQKEGQHE
- a CDS encoding methylglyoxal synthase; translated protein: MLTIALIAHDRKKEEMLSFVKEHKEMLEDKNLIATATTGRIIRENTNLEVTAYLSGPLGGDLQIGAQIANHEVDLVIFLRDPLTAQPHEPDITALLRVCDVHNVPVATNTCCAHLLLLAAAAR
- a CDS encoding NFACT family protein; translation: MSLDGLSLSLLVAELNNTLCGGRIEKIFQPDAHSLTLFIRIPGKTVRLVLSADSKQPRMNISLDSVENPNVPPAFCMLLRKHLDDGRINSIVQHSLDRTVMIHVDVREEGGTIAVKTLIVELMGKHSNIIFVHKDTIIDAIHRVGPAMSRYRQVLPGRQYNLPPGQDKINILDIAPETFVNGLKAQTGLLQKVIINQTIGLGPVTVKEILWRAGIGLEKMTTDIDRSGWSQLQSAIESIIGPIKKLVAIPHVRVNTANKVTGFAGFTLEHLTDATYEFTTMSQAVDFISGLTPQAPPEKERLQKFVANELKRLQRKKEVLTEEHELANAADELRHKADILMTYLSTLQQGQAIVNLPDIYAEQPNTIIQIELDQRETPSRNAQIYYNRYNKQKRAQQNLAVQLTQLNEESNYLESVQLMLEHTQTTQETREIEEELIAGGYLAKRGKRKPEPVSAPLTILLGDGCVITVGKNNRQNDIVTFKMSRPDDLWFHTKDIPGSHVILRSVGSPDNGALQTAAMVAAYFSKARQSSSVPVDYTLRRHVKKPNGAKPGFVIYDKQNTLFVTPEEKTVNELLNNKK